ATCAACGACCCCGTGACCGTGGCAAACGTCGCCATCGAGATGGCCGCGGACCTCGTGGTGATCGGCCCGGAGGCACCGCTCGTCGCCGGCGTTGCCGACGAACTGCGCGAGCAGGGCATCCCTGTTTTCGGGCCAGGCAAGGCCGCGGCCCAGCTCGAAGGCTCGAAAACTTTTGCAAAGCGAGTGATGGATGCCGCGGGCGTGCCCACCGGCCGCGCGCAGCGAGCTGCATCCCTCGCCGACGTGGAGTCTGCCCTTGACACGTTCGGCTCGCCGTATGTGGTGAAAGCTGACGGCCTCGCCGCGGGGAAGGGCGTGCTCGTCACTGACAATCGAGACGCCGCGCTGGATCATGCACGCGCGTACCTGACCAGTGGCAGCATCCTCGTCGAGGAGTTTCTTGACGGGCAGGAAGTCTCTCTATTCCTGCTGAGTGACGGGCATCGAGTTCTGCCGCTCTCCCCCGCGCAGGACTACAAGCGACTGGGCGACGGCGATGTTGGGCCGAACACCGGTGGCATGGGCGCGTACTCCCCCCTGCCGTGGCTTGACGAGACGTTCGGAGATGAGGATGCATTCGTCGACGAGGTGATTCGCACGGTGGCGCAGCCTGTCGTCACTCAGCTCGCCGAAGAGCAGACACCGTTCATCGGCCTGCTTTACGCCGGGCTCATCTTGACGAGCAAGCGGGACAACGCCCACGACAAGGGAATTCGCGTCATCGAATTCAATGCCCGGTTTGGCGACCCCGAGACTCAGGTTGTGTTGCCACGACTCGCTACTCCGCTGTCGCAACTGCTTTTCGCTGCGGCGACAGGCACGCTCGATGATGCCGACAGGCCGGAGTTCGGCATGACAACGGCAGTGACCGTCGTGCTCGCGAGCGAGAACTACCCGGCACAGCCTGTGACGGGGAGGACTATCACGGGCCTCAACGCCGCCGAAGGCATTGAGGGCGTGCACATCGCCCACGCGGCGACAACGGATGCGGGCGGGCAGCTCACGGCGTCCGGTGGACGAGTTCTCAATGTCGTCGCACTGGGCACAACTTTCGCAGAGGCCCGCGAGCGAGCGTATGACGCGGTTGGGCTGATCGAGCTTGAGGGTGCGCAGTACCGGTCAGACATCGCGCTTCGCGTCGCCGAATAGCATCCGTGACGCCTCTACCTTCTCGACCGCCGGCGCTTGTCACGTCGGCCGCGAAAGAGAAATCCGGCGGCGAAAGACAACACGAGAACGATGCCGATCGCGAGCCACAGCGGCCATCGCACCGTCACCCAAAGAAACGTCAGATTCGCATCGTGCGAGTTCTGCACCATGAAGACGATGA
The Paramicrobacterium chengjingii DNA segment above includes these coding regions:
- the purD gene encoding phosphoribosylamine--glycine ligase, which gives rise to MKILVLGSGAREHAIILSLLAETDGHDITAAPGNAGIARDVTCTAFDINDPVTVANVAIEMAADLVVIGPEAPLVAGVADELREQGIPVFGPGKAAAQLEGSKTFAKRVMDAAGVPTGRAQRAASLADVESALDTFGSPYVVKADGLAAGKGVLVTDNRDAALDHARAYLTSGSILVEEFLDGQEVSLFLLSDGHRVLPLSPAQDYKRLGDGDVGPNTGGMGAYSPLPWLDETFGDEDAFVDEVIRTVAQPVVTQLAEEQTPFIGLLYAGLILTSKRDNAHDKGIRVIEFNARFGDPETQVVLPRLATPLSQLLFAAATGTLDDADRPEFGMTTAVTVVLASENYPAQPVTGRTITGLNAAEGIEGVHIAHAATTDAGGQLTASGGRVLNVVALGTTFAEARERAYDAVGLIELEGAQYRSDIALRVAE